GTCTATTCCAAAAAAACCAATGAACGTAGCCAGGGCGACCATAATGTGAATCAAATTTTACAAGTCAGACCAAACCCATACATGACAGCTTATGACTTGATCTATAAGTTGGTTACGCATTACTTCCTGCATAACAACGCATTCGCTTTCTTGCAGAAGGATGATAAGGGCAATTTACAGGCCATCTATCCGTTGTCACCGCAGAATATGGAGTTTCTAACGGATCCATCCGGGCGTATGTATTGCCGTTTCCTATTCGCAGATGGGGAGCAAGTGACGCTTCATTATTCAGAAGTGTTTATCGCAAGGCGTTTCTTTAACAGCAATGATTTATTGGGAGATACCAACACGGCAATTTTACCGACGTTAGACCTTGCCCATACACAAAATGAGGGTTTGGAGCAATCCATTAAGAGTAATGCGACGATCCGGGGCATCTTGAAGTACAACCAAGTATTAAGCCCGGAGAAGTTGAAAGAAGAAAAGAAGGCTTTTGTTGACGACTATTTAAACGTCAAAAACAACGGCGGTATCGCTGCCCTTGATTCAAAAATGGACTACGTTCCACTGAAAATGGAACCAACAGCCATTGATGACAAACAGCTTGAATCAGTGAAAAAGAAAATTTATGAATACCTGGGCATCAGTGAAAGCATTGTGAACTCTACCTACACAGAGGACGAATGGGCAGCGTTTTATGAAAGTGTGATCGAACCTTTATCCCTGCAATTCTCATTAGAACTCACGGACAAGCTTTTCACCGAGCGTGAACAGGTTTTTGGCAACAAAATAATCTTTGAATCTAATCGACTTCAATTTGCAAGCAATGAGAGCAAGACGAAAATCTTGAAAGAACTCGTCCCGATGGGGCTGCTAACGAAGAATCAGGCGCTTGAAATTTTGAACTTGCCGCCGGTGGAAGATGGTCACAAAACGTTGCAGTCATTGAATTACATTGACGAGGATATAGCCAATCAATACCAAGGAGGACGAACTAATGAAGGAAACCCGGACGGTCGAGATCCGGACGGCAGCACTGGAGCAGGACAGTAATGAATTAGTGGTGACAGGAACACCGGTTGTCTTTGACACAGCCACGCAGATTAACGATCCAATGGGGCAGTACACCGAGATCATAAACAGGGGTGCGCTGCAAGGTGTGGACTTGAACGACACACGTTTACTTTATAATCATGATTTATCACGTATCCCATTAGCAAAAGCGCCGAAAACAATGCAGCTACGCATAGATGACAAAGGCTTGCACATGCGGGCCACACTTCCAGACACCGAAGAAGGCCGCTCCGTGTATACGGCAGTGTCGCGGGGCGATTTGACAGGCATGTCATTCAGCTTTACGTGTGATCCGGCAGGCAGCCGTTACGACGTAAAAACACAAACACGATCCATTTCCAGGATCAAAAAAATCTTTGAATGCTCCATCGTTCCTTTTCCTGCTTATCAGACAACATCAGTCGAAGCCAGGAACCAGATGGATGAAGCAGTTGACCATGAGAAAGCAAGACAGGCAGCCAAAATTAAACTTAATCAATTATTAGTTAGGAGAGTTTAACCCATGTTTAAAACTGTACAAGAAGCATTTAACCATTATCGTAACCATTCTCTACAAGATATGGAGAAGCGAGCCGCAGACATTAAAGGGATCATTGACACAGACCCGGATGCCGATGTTGCATCTATCAATATTGAGATTGAAGGTTTGAACCAAGCAATGGCAAACCATCAGGACAGACAGCCGGACAATGACCAGCGCAGCCAATTCAACCCAATCACTGGCAGAAGCTTCAACCAAGATAAGCAAGTGCCGACGGAAAACATTTTCGGGAGTGCGGAATACCGCAGCGCTTTCTACAAAAATATGTTGGGCCAGAAGCTATCAGACATTGAAACTCGCACCTTTAACAAGGCTATGGAGATTCAAGACGCTGAACGCCGCGAGGATGCTTTCAATACGACGACCAACAGTGCAGCCGTTTTGCCCACGCAAACGCTTAATGAGGTTGTTAAGAAGGCACGAACCATGGGCGGTTTGATTGCTCATGCTAGAAACTTCAACATTCCAACCAATATCAGTGTCCCTATTGGAACACCGACCAGTAAGGCACAATGGCACACGGAAGGGGAGCAAGTGGACAGTGAGAGACTCACAACCGCAGCCGTAAGCTTTGCCGGTTACGAGATCATTAAAGTGTTCTCCATTAGTGCAGCCGCAAAGAAAATGAGTGTACAGGCTTTTGAATCTTATATGATTGACGAACTCACCAATTGTGTCATGGAAACCATAGCAGATGCTCTTGTGAATGGATCAGGCAACGGGCAAGGCACAGGACTTGATACAGGCATCAGTTGGAACGATGAAAACAGCCTTGATTTCTCTGGGGAGTACACGGACTTTACAAAAGCATTGGCCACTCTCAAACGTGGATATGGTGCAGGTGCAAAATTCGCTATGAGCAACGCCACACTGTATAACAAGGTGTATTCACTTGTGGATGCGAACGGTAGACCTATCTTTATTGCCGATCCTAAGAATGAAAGCATCGGCTACATCTTAGGTAAGGAAGTAGTAATCGACGATAACATTGATGACAATACAATCATTTTGGGTAACTTCAACTACATGGGGTACAACATCCCACAAGGTCTCATGATTGAAGTATCCAGAGAATCCAGCTTTAAATCAGGACTGGTAGATTACCGAGCGATGGCTATTGCAGATACCAAGCCATTAGTACACGAAGCTTTTGTTAAGCTGTCCGGCAATGGTGACGGTGCAGAAGCCTAAGCAAAACAGATTGAGGGGTATCAGTGCTTTGCTGGTATCCCCTTTCAAAAAGGAAGTGAAAGCATGCTCATTGATATACAGGAAGCCAGGGACATATTGAGAGTGGATGGCGAGGACAATGACCCAATCATTATTCCTTTGCTTGAATCAATCCCATCTTACTTGGAAGCGACGACAGGCAGGACATGGGAAGATGATCCAGTGCATCCATTGGCGCAGACAGTTTGTAAATTCATATTACAGCTATGGTTCGACCCGCAGACACAAGATGCCGTTAGGATCAAGCGCACCATTGATAACTTACTTGTGGCTTTAACAGCGATTGGGAGAAGTCAGTAAATATGGCGAAGGATTATGCAAAGGCATTCTACAAAAGCAAGGCATGGGAGAAGTGCAGGAACGGTTATATGCAAAGTCGGCATTATGTATGTGAGCGTTGCGGTGGTGTAGCGACGATATGCCATCACAAAGTATATATTACACCAGAGAATATAAACGATCCGAGTGTCACGCTTAATTGGAGCCTGTGTGAAGCATTGTGTCAGACATGCCACAATATGGAACACCACAAAAGTAGTATCACTAGAGCAGGTTTGGCTTTTGATAATAATGGAAATTTAATACAAAAGTGATCCCCCCACATTGGCCATGAAAAAAATCATTGAGGAACCGGTGCAGGAGCCTTTCTTTTCCTCCACACGGGTTTTTGTGAGTAAGCGTGGGATAAACAATTCAGAAAGCAGGTGATTTTATGGCGACTTCAAAGAAGAAAGCCAATGTTTCAACAGATATGAAGAAAGTTAAACAGCTTTTAAAACAGATCCCGGAAGATCGGCAACCGATTGCCCAAGGGATCTATAATGAACTGATATTCATACAGAATACGCTCATTGAGTTACGGCAGCAGGTAGAAGAAGAAGGGGCAACGGCCATGTTCCAACAAGGCAAGCAGGAATTTTTAAGAGAGCATCCGGCTTTGAAAGCTTATAACACAACAATCCAACGTTTCAGCCTTCTCTACAAGCAATTGGTTGAACTATTGCCCGATACGGACGAACAGCAGGAAACCGATGAACTCATGGAATTTATCAAGGAGTAATGACCGTGAATTATGTTTTGGAATATTGGAGTGCCATACACAATGGAGAAATAACAGTCTCCAATCGTGTCTATCGGCAGTATGAAAGACTAGCAAACGAGATCAACCATCCGGGGCAATATATCTTTGACGAAGAAAAGGCTAACAAGCCGATTGCTTTTATTGAACGTTTCTGTAAGCACTCTAAGGGGCAATGGGCAGGAAAGCCGATTAAACTTGAACTTTTCCAAAAATCATATATCAGCGCATTGTTTGGCTTCATTGACCGGGATACAGGATTAAGACGATTCAAGGAAAGTATGTTCTATGTGGCTAGGAAGAATGGTAAATCAACCATGCTCGCCGGGATAGCCTTGTATATGTTCATTGCAGACAATGAAGGTGGGGCAGAAATATATAGCCTTGCTTCCAAACGTGACCAGGCCACAATCCTATTCGATGAAGCTCATAACATGATTAAGCAAAGTGCTTATCTCTCTAAGCATATAAGAAAACGTAAGAGCGATTTATATTTTGCCCATACCTTCTCAAAGTTTATGCCGTTGGCCAAGAACAGTAACACGCTGGACGGGCTGAACAGCAGTTTAACCGTGATTGATGAATTGCATAGCATCGCGGATCGTAACCTTTATGAAGTCATGAAGAAAAGCCAGTCTGCCCGGCAGCAGCCGTTACTCATTATGATTACCACAGCTGGAACCGTCCGGGGCAACATCTTTGATGACATGTACGAGTACGCTTGCAACGTGACAGATGGCAATTATCAAGATGATACCTTCTTACCCGTACTCTATGAACTGGACGAAAAAAAGGAATGGACGGATCCGGAAGCATGGCCGAAAGCAAACCCGGCTTTAGGATCCATAAAAAGACTTGATGAACTTGAACGAACCGTGGAAAAGGCTAAGCACAACCCAAACGATTTAACGGGTACGCTTACGAAAGATTTTAATATCCGAGAAACAGCCCACAGTGCATGGCTTACGTTTGATGATATTAACAATGAAGAGACATTCGATATTGAAGATTTTCGCAACGCTTATGCTATCGGAAGTGCTGATTTGAGCATAACAACGGATTTAAGTTGTGCCACTCTCTTAATGGTAGATAAGGACACAGAAAAGCGTTTCATCCATCAGATGTATTGGCTTCCGCGTGATAGCTTTGACGAGCGTGTACAAAAGGATAAGATTCCATATGACAAGTGGCTTGACCAAGGCTTGCTACGGCTATGTAACGGCAACAGTATCAATTATGGAGACATCACCGCGTGGTTTATCGAAATGTTAGACGAGTACAGTATAACGCCATTGTGGGTCTATTATGATAGCTATTCAGCCAAATATTGGGTTGAAGAAATGGAGCAATACGGCTTTAAGATGGTGCGCTGCATCCAAGGTGCAAAAACATTATCCTTGCCTATGCAACAGATGGGGCAGGACTTGAAAGCAAAGAAGATTAATTACAATAATTCACCTATTCTTAAATGGTGCTTGACGAATACGGGCATCGAACAAGATCGTAACGGAAATATTGTTCCTGTGAAGAATCAGGCAGCCAAAATGAGGATTGATGGCACATCAGCCATGTTAAACGCTTATGTGGGCTTGTATGACCATCACGACGAGTTTTTAAGAGCGCAGTAAGGGGAGTGGTCACGATGTACTTTGATACATGGTACGAAAAGAATAAATGGGATCTGTTCTGGAAGAAACAACTTTTGAAGGCTGGCATTCAACCGGGTGAATGGTTGAGGGAAAATATGTTCTTCAAGAAAATCGAGCGTTTAAGACGAGAGTGCGAAGCGTCGGACGATCCTGATTTTGCCATTAGAAAAGCGCCAAAGTTTGATAAGCAATATTTTTTGTATAAATGGTGGGATTATCTCAGTTTTAAGCAAAAGATTTACTATCTTAAATTGGTGTGGATGAACTCAGGTGACGGAAACCTATATGGGTATGACTTTTGGCTGCCCTTTTTTGAAGAGGTTGGTTTTTTGAATACCAAGACCACTACGCAACCGGAAGAAATGGTCAAATTATATAGGGCAGCAGAGCCCGCCTTTCAACGGGGCATGTCCTGGTCGGATGACATAAACCTTGCCGCGCACTATTTGAGACACAACAGCGGGCTGTTAGGACCACGCGAGGTGTATGTGTCCCTAGTCTGGCCGGATGCCGTACTAGCCGTGTTTGAAGGGACGTTCGTTTCGTCGGAAGGCTTATCAGGTCAAAAAGAAGTGGCACGCGGCAAAGAATATGTCGTCAATCACCATAAATTGGGATCCATTTATTCATTATCAGAAATGGGAGAGTGAAAAAAATGACATTAGAACAGTTGGAACAGAAACTCGATGAATCCATGCAATCGTACGTGGAAAATGTTGTACATCGCATTTATGCTCTCCATCGTTTAGACGAAAAAGAACAGAAGCATCATTTTGCAAGTGAATTAGATAATATTTCCAGTCAAGTTTACTATACGTTTGTGGAATTTCAAGACGAAATCATTAAATACTTGAAGGAAAACGAGGGAGGTAAATGAACCTAAACTTTAAGCATCGGATTGAGATTGTGGAGATCGTACCCGGTGATGGGCCTTACCCCGGCGAGGATGAAGAAGTGTTAGTTACAAAAGCATGGGCAGCCATTAAGACCATGCAGGGGCGTGATTATGATTCAGCCGTTATTGCCGGGAATGTAGGCAAGACAAGGTTCATCATCCGTTACAAAGAAGGCATTGAACCGCACATGGAGATTAAGCATAAAGGTTTGTACTATGAGATCGAGAGCATGGAAAATGACGACGAGGAGAACCGCACCATAACTATGATCGGGAATGCGATCCTGCCACAAGACCGTTGATGTTTCCCGTCGGCGGTTTTTTTACATAAAAAAAGGCCACCGTTTGGTGGCTGGTAGATATTTTTAAACTTAAAAGGAGTGAAAGGAATGACACCAACATTCAACACGTTCGCAGATTGGTATCACCTTCTTTCATACTTCATTATACCATAAAAACGCTTGCAAAGCATGTAGAGGATCACCATACAATGCAATTAGTTTTGTGTTCGTGGGTAGTTGGTGTCCGAGTGCAAACGCAGGTGTCCGAAAAGTGACCGATAGTATTCCGGAATGCGATTTTTTGCCCATGCTTGTTATGTAAGAATGCTGTTATGACGGCGTTTATCAGTGACATATCCGTATGTAAAGCCGGCACATACACGGGCGGCATGATGTAAGTCTGCCCCCTAAACCCTTGAAACACCAGTGTATATAGGATTCTGTTGTCGTTTAGGAACGGAAAGGTAACAAAAAAGTAACATTTTTAGAGAAAAGTGTTTTAAAGGATGTTCCCGTAAAGGTGAGATACTTTTTGCGGGAGCATTTTTTTCATCTTGCGTCTTGTTGTGCAATACAAGCTGAAATTAGTATACTGAAACAAAGGTATACCTAACCTGACATGAGAGTTATTATTGAAACGGGTTCAAGAATGATGCGTCTTCAAGAATACCAGCTAATAGCTGTCAACATTTAAAGGTAAAAAAGAACAAAAAAACATGTTACACTAAAATTGTGCATGCCAAAGAACCTTACCGTTGAATCGATAAGGTGTCAAAAAATTGTGTGATTAAATCGTTGCTTATTATTGATCTACAAAGACTTCTTGACGTTTTAACATGGCATGGATCCAATGAACGAGTTTATTGGCACAAGCAATCACAGCGACCTTGTGTGGCTTGCCCTCGTCTCTTTTGCGCTGATAAAAGGCTATAAGCTTTTTGTTTCGATTTTTGGCCAGCCCGCATTGCACAGCTGAATAAAGAGCTTGACGCAATCTTGCTGACCCTCTTTTAGTGATTCGATTGATGGATGCTTTAAATTTGCCTGACTCAAAAACACTTGGGTCCAAACCTGCGTAGGCAGCCAGTTGCTTAGGGAGTCTGAATTGATCGATTCCCCCAATTTCGGAGATGATTGTTGCCGCAATCTTATCTCCTATACCGGGAACCGATTTGGTCAATTCGTAGTCATCAAAGGTCCGTGCAAGAGCACTTATTTCTTTTTTTAACTTGGATAGGTGCTCTTGGTATTGAAAAAGCATCTGAATATACAGCTGCAAGCTGATAAGCTGCCCCTGGCAGATAGGATGTTGAAAGGGATTACGTTCCGCCGCGCCCTTCAGTTGGGATGCTTTATCCAAAAACCATGCATGGGAGCGTCTGGTTCCGGATTGACGCATCTCGATGGCCAAGTCCTGTTTAGAGATCTGTCGAATGTCATAAGCAGTCGGATAGCATTGTAGAGTGTTTAATGAAAGGGTGCCATAAAGATCACTAAAAACCTTGTGATATTCCGGGAAAATCTGATCCAAAGCAGCCTGAAATTGAAGTTTGATATTCACATAGCTGTCCGTCAAAGCACTGTGCTGACGGGTTAAATGACGTAGATTTAGGTATTGCTCAGTCTTCCTCTGAAACACTTCCAGATCTTCTTTGTAGTAAAGCTCACCTAAATGAAATGCATCAACTTTGTCCGTTTTCACTTTATGCAAACTGGTTTTTTTGGCTTCCGAGGAAACCACTGGATTGATCAAGTAATACGTTATGCCATACTCTTCAAGACATTGGAGCACAGGCTCATGATAGTGCCCCGTGGATTCAAAGATGACTGCCGGAGGTTGTCCGGAAACCTGTTCCACTTCCTGATAAAAACGATAAAAGGCGTGAAGACCTTGTAAATGGTGTTCAAATTTAAAGCTTTGTTTATAAGCTTTTTTCCTTTGTAAAAAGGCTTGGACCTGGCTTTCTCCTTTGGCGATGTCCAGGCCGATGACAGGGTCCATATGTGATTACCACTCCTCTAATAAATAGATTTACCGGTGCGCCCCTCAAATCACTTGTAGTTTCATAGCTTCACTTGTTATACGGGATCGTGTCCCAACCAGCCTCAAACATGTTTCTACAAGGAGGGGTGGACAGTATTACGGACGGGATCAGTGTCCCACGGGCCAGATCGTCCTACCCCGGCTCCCTCAAGCATAAAACCTATTAAAAATAGGTCAACCAGAAATGACTGGCTGACCTTATAATATGAAGGGCCATTTAACGGAATAACGTTTCGAGATAAATGAAAGGTTTAGAAGGATAATTTTTAAATGAGGTTGCAATTTTAAGGTGCATCAATTATAATTAATAAAACGTTCGGTCAGTTTATTAATTATAAAATCAAGAATGATGGGGTAATCATTATGGCGAGACCTGTTGGTCAAGGAGAAAAAACGAAAAAACACATTGCAAAAAAAGCCAAATTTCTTTTTGAACAAAAGGGTTATGCTGCCACTTCCATGGAAGAAATCCGTGAATTCACAGAAATTAGCAAAGGTAGCATTTATTATCACTTTAAAAGCAAAGAAGAATTATTTTTGTACACTGTTGAAACAGCCAATAAATCCTGGAGGCAAGAATGGGAGACTCAAGCCAATCAAGTCACGACGGCTACAGAGAGATTATACTTGCTCGCCCAATACTATGCTTCGGATATGAAAAATCCACTGTCTAAAACCGTTCCAGAGTATATGGGCACGGAGAACATCGAAGATATGGTGAAAGAAAAGATTATCCATCTTTTGCAGCCTGAATATCATATATTTTATCAAATCATCGAGGAAGGCATACGTGATAAAGAGTTTGTAAGTAATAAAACGGTTGATGATTTAGCTTATATTCTTTATAGTACACTAACTGGTATGAGTGTTACACAATTCCTCGGTTACGATGAGGAGAAGTTTTATCTCCTTTACGAAAATGCGATTGATGTTTTTTTGAATGGGATATCTAAAAAGTAAGCCCCTAATCAAGGGGTTTTTAAACACATGTTAATAAACCGTACGGTCAGTTAAATACAAAGGTGGAAGTTAAATGGAAAGCTATGAAATTAGAGTAATGCCAATGAGAGAGTGTAACAGAGAGGTATCACGTGAGGTTTCAGCCGTTTTTGTTGATGGATACGAGAAAGACTTAGCTTTTCTCTCAAACAATCGAGAAAAGTTAATTGAAGCGTTTCAGAAAATGATCTGTCCAGATGTTTTTTACTTTGCCACTTTAGAAGGTGATATTGTTGGAATTCTGGCTTGTTCCAATAACCAGAATCGAGCATTGACAATTGATAAAACAATTTTGAGAAACTCATTTGGCTATGTGAAGGGGAGTATGGCTTTTCATTTTATGAAAGATGAGTTTAATAAAAAATTGTCTTACCAAGATGATACAGGTTATATTGAATGTGTTGCTACCACAGTTAAAGCGAGAGGTAAAGGTGTTTCAACTGCTTTGATGAGTTACGTATTGGAGAATGAGGATTATCATCGTTACATTCTAGAGGTTGTGGATACAAATGAGGTTGCTTATCGATTATATAAAAAATTGGGTTTTACAGAGTTCGAGCGAAAAAAGGAAGGTTTTTCAAAGATGAAAGGCTTTGAGCATAGAATTTATATGGAATTGTATGTCGCCAATAAGTAAACAAGAAAGAATTAAAATATGGCATCTAACAAAAATGCTTGTTCAATTAACGAGGCGCACATCAAGAATAATGATTTCGCTCGTTTTGGAAGTGTCCTTACTTTATTCATGCTATTATTGAAGGACAAGGGGGGGGGATACGGTGAGCACAGGTGTCTGGGTTGCTATTGGAGTTGCAATAGCTGCTGCAATAGGTTTGTTTGGAAAGTCACAAAAGAAGGAAAAAAATTAGTGATCAATCTTCCTGAATAGGGCGCAAGAGTTGAATAACTCATTGCGCCAGTCCCTTTTGAGAAGGAAGATCATTATTCATTGACTAAACGTTCATTCTTTTTGGTAACAAAGCATCTAGCTAAATTTCGAGTTGGCGCAGTGGTTAGTGCGTGCATTTTTGCCGGTATAGTCACATTCGTTGTTCAAAATTGGGATCAAGTAACGAATTGGATTGAAGCGTTAATTGATCTCTTATAGAAGGTAAATTTATGTTCCTGTCAATGATATTGGCAGGAACTCATTAAAAGATGTGAAAGGGGTGAATGTATGAGAGTGGTATTTAATTATCGTCAGGCGTTTCGAGAGCCTAAACGGATTCAACAATTAACGGATGGATACTCATTACCATTTGCGATTGAGTTAGTGCCAACCATCAATTTTCTTGTCTTTATGGCCATCACAGGGTTAGTCATGTATTTAGTGCGTTTGGTATTTCCTTTTACCTTTGAGTTAACGTTTGTGATTATTTTGATCGGTGTGCCTTTGTTTTTGACGGTGTTAATGCGAAAGGTCAATCCAGATGGAAAAAATATTTATTTGTATCTGTTTGGATTGCTTAACTATTTTGTGCGTATAAAACTCACAAATAAAAGGTTTTGTAATGATCGAGCGGTTGAATGGATGGATGATAAGAAAATAATGTTCCGGAAATGTGTAGAGGTGGTGAGAAGGAAAGATGGTCGAGTTACAAACGCCTATGAAAACAATGCAGGAGAACCTAT
The Salicibibacter kimchii DNA segment above includes these coding regions:
- a CDS encoding TetR/AcrR family transcriptional regulator yields the protein MARPVGQGEKTKKHIAKKAKFLFEQKGYAATSMEEIREFTEISKGSIYYHFKSKEELFLYTVETANKSWRQEWETQANQVTTATERLYLLAQYYASDMKNPLSKTVPEYMGTENIEDMVKEKIIHLLQPEYHIFYQIIEEGIRDKEFVSNKTVDDLAYILYSTLTGMSVTQFLGYDEEKFYLLYENAIDVFLNGISKK
- a CDS encoding HNH endonuclease, yielding MAKDYAKAFYKSKAWEKCRNGYMQSRHYVCERCGGVATICHHKVYITPENINDPSVTLNWSLCEALCQTCHNMEHHKSSITRAGLAFDNNGNLIQK
- a CDS encoding terminase large subunit → MTVNYVLEYWSAIHNGEITVSNRVYRQYERLANEINHPGQYIFDEEKANKPIAFIERFCKHSKGQWAGKPIKLELFQKSYISALFGFIDRDTGLRRFKESMFYVARKNGKSTMLAGIALYMFIADNEGGAEIYSLASKRDQATILFDEAHNMIKQSAYLSKHIRKRKSDLYFAHTFSKFMPLAKNSNTLDGLNSSLTVIDELHSIADRNLYEVMKKSQSARQQPLLIMITTAGTVRGNIFDDMYEYACNVTDGNYQDDTFLPVLYELDEKKEWTDPEAWPKANPALGSIKRLDELERTVEKAKHNPNDLTGTLTKDFNIRETAHSAWLTFDDINNEETFDIEDFRNAYAIGSADLSITTDLSCATLLMVDKDTEKRFIHQMYWLPRDSFDERVQKDKIPYDKWLDQGLLRLCNGNSINYGDITAWFIEMLDEYSITPLWVYYDSYSAKYWVEEMEQYGFKMVRCIQGAKTLSLPMQQMGQDLKAKKINYNNSPILKWCLTNTGIEQDRNGNIVPVKNQAAKMRIDGTSAMLNAYVGLYDHHDEFLRAQ
- a CDS encoding HK97 family phage prohead protease, whose amino-acid sequence is MKETRTVEIRTAALEQDSNELVVTGTPVVFDTATQINDPMGQYTEIINRGALQGVDLNDTRLLYNHDLSRIPLAKAPKTMQLRIDDKGLHMRATLPDTEEGRSVYTAVSRGDLTGMSFSFTCDPAGSRYDVKTQTRSISRIKKIFECSIVPFPAYQTTSVEARNQMDEAVDHEKARQAAKIKLNQLLVRRV
- a CDS encoding GNAT family N-acetyltransferase; this translates as MESYEIRVMPMRECNREVSREVSAVFVDGYEKDLAFLSNNREKLIEAFQKMICPDVFYFATLEGDIVGILACSNNQNRALTIDKTILRNSFGYVKGSMAFHFMKDEFNKKLSYQDDTGYIECVATTVKARGKGVSTALMSYVLENEDYHRYILEVVDTNEVAYRLYKKLGFTEFERKKEGFSKMKGFEHRIYMELYVANK
- a CDS encoding head-tail connector protein — encoded protein: MLIDIQEARDILRVDGEDNDPIIIPLLESIPSYLEATTGRTWEDDPVHPLAQTVCKFILQLWFDPQTQDAVRIKRTIDNLLVALTAIGRSQ
- a CDS encoding phage major capsid protein gives rise to the protein MFKTVQEAFNHYRNHSLQDMEKRAADIKGIIDTDPDADVASINIEIEGLNQAMANHQDRQPDNDQRSQFNPITGRSFNQDKQVPTENIFGSAEYRSAFYKNMLGQKLSDIETRTFNKAMEIQDAERREDAFNTTTNSAAVLPTQTLNEVVKKARTMGGLIAHARNFNIPTNISVPIGTPTSKAQWHTEGEQVDSERLTTAAVSFAGYEIIKVFSISAAAKKMSVQAFESYMIDELTNCVMETIADALVNGSGNGQGTGLDTGISWNDENSLDFSGEYTDFTKALATLKRGYGAGAKFAMSNATLYNKVYSLVDANGRPIFIADPKNESIGYILGKEVVIDDNIDDNTIILGNFNYMGYNIPQGLMIEVSRESSFKSGLVDYRAMAIADTKPLVHEAFVKLSGNGDGAEA
- a CDS encoding phage head closure protein; the protein is MNLNFKHRIEIVEIVPGDGPYPGEDEEVLVTKAWAAIKTMQGRDYDSAVIAGNVGKTRFIIRYKEGIEPHMEIKHKGLYYEIESMENDDEENRTITMIGNAILPQDR
- a CDS encoding conjugal transfer protein, whose product is MRVVFNYRQAFREPKRIQQLTDGYSLPFAIELVPTINFLVFMAITGLVMYLVRLVFPFTFELTFVIILIGVPLFLTVLMRKVNPDGKNIYLYLFGLLNYFVRIKLTNKRFCNDRAVEWMDDKKIMFRKCVEVVRRKDGRVTNAYENNAGEPIIDENGRRLGVSSSTTKVHS
- a CDS encoding IS110 family transposase; this translates as MDPVIGLDIAKGESQVQAFLQRKKAYKQSFKFEHHLQGLHAFYRFYQEVEQVSGQPPAVIFESTGHYHEPVLQCLEEYGITYYLINPVVSSEAKKTSLHKVKTDKVDAFHLGELYYKEDLEVFQRKTEQYLNLRHLTRQHSALTDSYVNIKLQFQAALDQIFPEYHKVFSDLYGTLSLNTLQCYPTAYDIRQISKQDLAIEMRQSGTRRSHAWFLDKASQLKGAAERNPFQHPICQGQLISLQLYIQMLFQYQEHLSKLKKEISALARTFDDYELTKSVPGIGDKIAATIISEIGGIDQFRLPKQLAAYAGLDPSVFESGKFKASINRITKRGSARLRQALYSAVQCGLAKNRNKKLIAFYQRKRDEGKPHKVAVIACANKLVHWIHAMLKRQEVFVDQ
- a CDS encoding phage portal protein; protein product: MASFLDKLFKRKKEPPNAERAELMGTGSATFTPFSGNAYESDIYRSAIDAIARNAAKLKGKHLVYSKKTNERSQGDHNVNQILQVRPNPYMTAYDLIYKLVTHYFLHNNAFAFLQKDDKGNLQAIYPLSPQNMEFLTDPSGRMYCRFLFADGEQVTLHYSEVFIARRFFNSNDLLGDTNTAILPTLDLAHTQNEGLEQSIKSNATIRGILKYNQVLSPEKLKEEKKAFVDDYLNVKNNGGIAALDSKMDYVPLKMEPTAIDDKQLESVKKKIYEYLGISESIVNSTYTEDEWAAFYESVIEPLSLQFSLELTDKLFTEREQVFGNKIIFESNRLQFASNESKTKILKELVPMGLLTKNQALEILNLPPVEDGHKTLQSLNYIDEDIANQYQGGRTNEGNPDGRDPDGSTGAGQ